The genomic stretch GCCGGGTCCGGTGGTCAGCGCCATGGCCGCCTCATAGCCCAGTGCCTCGATGTCGAAGCCGCCGCGGCCGGCCAGGTGCGCCACGCGCTCCGTCAGCTGGATGGGGCATGACTTCGTGTTGGGGCAGCGGATGTCAATGTCGCCTTCCTTGGCCGGCGCCAGTTCGGTGCCGCAGGACGGGCAGTGCGTGGGCATGATGAATTCGCGCAGCTCGTCCTCGCGCCCCTCGCGCAGTGCCATGACGGGGCCGACGATTTCCGGGATGACGTCCCCTGCCTTGCGCAGCACCACGATGTCGCCAATCAAGACGCCCTTGGCCTTGACCACGTCCTGGTTGTGCAAGGTTGCCCGCGCAACCTCAGACCCGGCCACCTTGACCGGTTCCATGATCCCGAACGGGGTCACGCGCCCGGTGCGTCCCACCTGCACCTGGATGTCCAGCAGCTTCGTGTGGACCTCTTCCGGCGGATACTTGTACGCAACGGACCAGCGCGGCACGCGGGACGTGTGGCCCAGCGCCCGCTGCGTTTCGAGGTCGTCGACCTTCACCACGATGCCGTCGATTTCGTGGATGAGGTCGTGGCGGTGCTCGCCGTAGTGGGCGATGAAGTCCATGACCTCCGGCAGCGTGTCCACCACCTTGTAGTAGGGGCTGATGGGCATGCCCCACGACTTCAGCAGCTCATACGTTTCCGACTGCGTGGCGGTGGAGAGTCCTTCACGGGCGCCGATGCCGTGGACGAACATGCTCAGCGGGCGCTTGGCAGTCTCCGCTGCATCCTTCTGCCGCAGCGAGCCGGCGGCGGTATTCCGCGGGTTGGCATACGGCGCCTTCCCGGCCGCCACCATGGCCTCGTTCAGGGCAACAAAGTCCTTGGCGCCGATGAATACCTCGCCACGGATTTCGACCTCGGACGGGAAGTTCTCCCCATGCAGCCGCTGTGGGATGTCCTTGATGGTGGCCACATTGTGGGTGACGTCCTCACCCGTGGTGCCGTCGCCGCGCGTCGCCGCCCGCACCAGCACGCCGTCGCGGTAGAGCAGGTTCACGGCCAGCCCGTCAATCTTCAGCTCGGTCAGCCACTGCGGCGCCTTGCCGCCCTGCTTCTCCACGGATCCGGCGGCACGCACCAGCCAGGCCTCGAGCTCCTCAAGGGAGAAGACGTCCTCCAGGGAGTACATCCGGGCCAGATGGTCGACGGCGGCGAACGCCACCGAGACGTCCCCGCCCACCTGCTGGGTGGGAGAATCCCCCGTCACCAGTTCAGGGTGGAGGGCTTCGAGCTTCTCCAGCTCACTGTAGAGCAGGTCAAACTCGGCATCGCTGGCCAGCGGGGCGTCGTCGTTGTAGTAGGCGGCGCGGTACTTCTGGACCTGGTCCACCAGTTCGCCGTAGCGTTCCCGGACAGCACCGGCCGGCACCGTGTCTGCACTGACGACGGGGGCAGTGCCTCCGGGGTCGATGCCGGGTGTTTTCCCGGCGGGGTTGCTGGCGGTTTCTTCAAAATCATGGCTGTCGCGGTTCACCACTCCATCTTGCCCCAACGCTCCCACAAAATGCACCACCGCAACCTTAAACGACAAACCCGCAGGGTGGCTGTTCGATCAATGCGAATCCATTGATCCAACAGCCACCCCTGCGGGCCGGCCGGCGTTGCGAAGATTACTGGGCCGAAGCGTCGATCTGCTGCTGGCGCTGCGTGGTGACCTTGGAACGGACGTCGGTCAGGTCGGTGATGACGTTGTTCAGCTGGCCCTTCGAGTTCGGCCAGGTCGAACCCTTGAAGGTGTCGGCGTCCGGGCCCTGCCACTGGACACTGTTTGCCTTGTTGTCAACAAGGGTCATTGCGCTCTGGATCTGGTCGATTGCCTGCGTCAGCGTGTTGACCAGCTGCTGCATATCTTCCGGGTTGCTACCAAGAAAACCATTTGCCATGATATTTATCCTTTTCCCTAATGTTTACCCTGTGGTGTTTTCCACCGGGCGACTGAAATAAATCTAACAAGACCCTGGGCAAGTCGTCGATGGGTAGTACTCCCCACCGGCTCCCGCAGCTCGCAGGCTCGCTGTGGGTCCCTCGCCGGCGTGGGCCCACCCACCGGCTCCCGCAGCTCGCAGGCTCGCTGTGGGTCCCTCGCCGGCGTGGGCCCACCCACCGGCTCCCGCAGCTCGCAGGCTCGCTGTGGGTCCCTCGCCGGCGTGGGCCCACCCACCGGCTCCCGCGGCTCGCTGTGGGTCCCTCGCCGGCGTGGGCCCACCCACCGGCTCCCGCGGCTCGCAACGGCGCTAGCGTTCGTGGTCCATGGTGGTTGCCACCTGGAGCTTGAACGCCTTGCCCCGGCCCACAACGTAGCCCCGTCCGGGGACAAACTTGTTGTTGCGCGTGCGGCCCAGCGGGGTGCTCATGAGCGTGTCGCCCTCGATGTCCCCCGGGTTGAGCAGCAGGCCGCGGCGCCCGGCCTTGAACAGGCCGGAAATGTTCCAGGCCGCAGACCAGGTGGAAGTCTCCGCCTCGCCCACAACAAACAGGTTGGCCTTTACGGCGGCTTTGACTAGCGCCACCAGTTCCATTTCCGCCGGGGAATCACTGAATTCGGTGACCCCCTCAATGAAGAATGCCACAGGTTCCCCCTCGGCCTCCACCTGGTCGATGAAGCGGCGCAGTTCCGGCGCCACCCCGCCCGGCGTGGCAAAGGCCTCGTCCCAGACCGGCAGCGACGCAACCGCCGAGCGACGCGAGCCGAAGTACACGCGGCGGGTGCCCGGCGTCGAGCGCTTCAGGGCCTCGGCGAGGGTGACCAGGGCCGTGGTGCGCCCGGATCCGGGCGGGCCCGTCAGCATGAGCGCCCCGCTTGCGGCCAGGCCCGCGGGCTCGAGGTTGTAGTCGTCCGCGCCGATGGTGACATGTCCGGGACCGGCCGTGGGCAGCACGTCCAGGTCCAGGATCTCCGGCAGCGACTCGATCCGCGGCGCGGCCTTGACGCCCTGGCGGCGCATTGATTCGCCCAGCGACGCCACCTGCCGCGCCTGCAGTGCAAGGTTCGCGGTGCCGCCAAAAATGGCCAGCTGGATTTCGCCGCCGTCGATCATGCCGCGCCCGGGAGGTGAGGAGGCGTCAAGCACGTCCTTGGGCAGGCCCATGGTCACGTAGTCGTCCGTCGTGGCCATGCGCAGCACCAGCTTGCGCTGGATGGATGACGCCAACGACGTCGGAAGGGACCTTGTGCTGTCACCGGCAACGACGATGTGCACGCCCATGGGACGGCCGTCGGTGGCGATCTGCTGCAGCGTCTCGAACTGGGGCATGCCGGGGCGGAACTCGTACAGTTCGCGGAAGGCGCCGAGGCCGTCCAGCAGGATGATGATGCGCGGCTCGTCGGGCCTGTTGGCCAGGCGCCGGTATTCGGAAATGCTGCCGGCCTTGGCCTGGGCAAAGCTCTCCGCGCGCTCGTCGATGATGCCGCGGACGTAGCGGAGCAGGCGCCCCACGCGTTCGCCGTCCTCGGCGTTGATGATGCCGCCCACGTGGGGCAGCACCTCCAGCATCTGCAGGCCATTGGAGGCTGCATCGATGCCGTAAACCTGGACGGGGCCGCCGCGCGGGGTGATGGCCGCGGCGACAGCAATGGTGCGCAGCGCCGCAGACTTGCCGGAACCGCTGGCGCCCAGGATGGCCATGTTGCCGTCCCTGTCCGGTTCGTAGAACACGGTGGGCTGGGCCTGGTGGGCGGGGTCGTCCATGACGCCCAGCAGCAGCTTCTGGTCGTTGCGGGGGGTGGGCAGCTTGGAGAAGTCGTAGATGCTGGACAGCTCGCCCAGCCACGGCTTGCGCGGCGGCTTCACACCCAGTTCCACGGCGGCCAGTGAAATGTTGGCAACCACGCGGGCGATGTCATTGGGCCCGGCAGACTCGGCCACGGGCGCGGCCTCGATCTCCTGTTCCCACGGCGCCCCGGCACCAAAGTCCATCTCCACAATGTCGATCCGCGGGCGTTCCGGGGTCCTGCTGGTCCAGC from Arthrobacter stackebrandtii encodes the following:
- the ligA gene encoding NAD-dependent DNA ligase LigA — translated: MNRDSHDFEETASNPAGKTPGIDPGGTAPVVSADTVPAGAVRERYGELVDQVQKYRAAYYNDDAPLASDAEFDLLYSELEKLEALHPELVTGDSPTQQVGGDVSVAFAAVDHLARMYSLEDVFSLEELEAWLVRAAGSVEKQGGKAPQWLTELKIDGLAVNLLYRDGVLVRAATRGDGTTGEDVTHNVATIKDIPQRLHGENFPSEVEIRGEVFIGAKDFVALNEAMVAAGKAPYANPRNTAAGSLRQKDAAETAKRPLSMFVHGIGAREGLSTATQSETYELLKSWGMPISPYYKVVDTLPEVMDFIAHYGEHRHDLIHEIDGIVVKVDDLETQRALGHTSRVPRWSVAYKYPPEEVHTKLLDIQVQVGRTGRVTPFGIMEPVKVAGSEVARATLHNQDVVKAKGVLIGDIVVLRKAGDVIPEIVGPVMALREGREDELREFIMPTHCPSCGTELAPAKEGDIDIRCPNTKSCPIQLTERVAHLAGRGGFDIEALGYEAAMALTTGPGPDPAENGGVIAPAGAGVITSEAQVFGLSESYPDASLREELATVMVWREKRSKGQGTGKFELNPYFYTKATAKKPSVPSKTTEKLFKELDKAKSQPLWRVLVALSIRHVGPTASRALATRYGSINAIQEALQAPDAREQLANVDGVGAIIAEALIEWFEVDWHQEIIAAWAEAGVLMADAVDESTPRTLEGLTIVVTGTLPTLSRDEAKEAIITRGGKAAGSVSKNTSYVVAGEAAGSKLDKAESLGIPVLDEEGFLELLANGPATAETEDSDETAGTGEQN